The following nucleotide sequence is from Mytilus trossulus isolate FHL-02 chromosome 9, PNRI_Mtr1.1.1.hap1, whole genome shotgun sequence.
gtattagaaataaacaacaagatgtttttttttttattttgacagttaaataataaaatttgatccaAAACGTCAAACTTAAGCATTGTATTCAACtacttgatgtaaattcaatccattgtcctttaaattgtcgatttttgattggttgagacaagagggtaacattcaaaaaaattgtcaccctctcagctatgtgatagagtaaaatgacaccctcgtattagccaatcaaaatatggcattttaacgtgaagtataataatattcattatCATAATCTGGATTGTAAAAAGTGCTTTATTATTAGTACTGTGTcacatttttctgtaataataaaaatctcgcaaaaaattctgaaaatacagtataaaataatgaatcaaTTTCTCTTATGTCTAAGATTAAGCTGTGTATCCATAAACAGTTGACTTATGTCTCACTTCTGTGCAATTTTACAAttgttaaatttcattgttttctaaTCTGTATGTCTTCTTAATTCATTCTTTCCTGATTTTAAATAGATTGATATTTACAGAAAAGTCTGGACAGAGCCCacagacaaaataaatatgaaacaagaatgtgtcaacagtacacagatgccccatctgcactatcattttctgtgtttagTGGACCATAAAACTGGGGGGAAATCTCtgatttggcattaaaattagaaaaatcatatcatagggaacatgagtactaagtttcaagttgattaaacttcaactgaatcaaaaactaccttgaccaaaaactttaacctggagccactaaccagaaaacataatgcccataaaaacaaacaaattctgAAAAAGGGTATCAAGTTACCATTATTAATGAAATTAGATGGAATAATTTAATATGAGATTTTCTTTTCATGAAAGTTTTTTTCTGATGTCTATCAATAAAAGCTGGCTCAAACATTTTCTCATTATCATTTTAGATAATTACTATATTTAATGATTCACAAAATGAAACGGATAACACAACCATCTTATCTCAatacaataatttaatatatgCAAGAACTAGATATGTTAAATAAAAGTCTTAACCTAAAAAAAGAAGAACATCAatttgagaaaggaaatggggtatgtgtcaaagggacaacaacccgaccatagagcagacaacggTTGAAGGCtgccaatgggtcttcaatgaagtgagaaactcccgcacccataggagtccttcaactggccccttaaaaatatgtatactggtacagtgataatggacgtcatactaaactccgaattatacacaagaaactgttatgaaaaaacttttttttgccATTAATTATAGCTCCAGATCTTTAACATTATATGTCtattggtcaattttttttttaattatatgttttaaagcAATAAGATAGTTATAATATCCTTCAAAAGGGGTATTAAAACTAAGAGAGGTTTTGACTAGCACTAAAAAGCAAAGTGTATGTGTCTATAAACATCactgaagaaaagaaaaacaatgagtacaaaataaaatatcagaatTCCAACTTAACATAATGCTAAAAAGTCAGGCAATAAACAACTATTACTTcaatagaaaacaaatagcacatactttgtcaaaaatgtaaatactttttaatacacatttacactttttttgtatcaaacCAGATAAAGTGTGCAAAATTATTACATATACAAAAACAGTGGATATCATTTTCTCCATAGAAGCAACACAAGTCATATATTTATCCTCAGTACCAACTTATCAGatctatatataatacattGCAATGGgccatgaaatatttgttaactTAATCATGAACTTGAATTGTAAAAGATTATTTGTCACCAGTTACAACAGATATGTCACATAGTCATCAACTTTACAAAGAGTTAGAGGTAACACACTTCTTACAAATAATCTGatatgtaaacaaaaagatAATATAGTTGTGAACACAAAATGGTTggtattttaacaaaaagaacCAAAGCATGTAAGTAAGCGATCAATTAAACTACTTCCATACAAATTACAGTCAAAATATACGTCTCCCTTTATCTTTTTTCTGTTACCATCATTCACATCTATCAAATATtcttaaacaaaatttactttcaaatttCATTCTTAACATTCCCAATAATTTTTGAACAGTTGTGAatggtttttttaacagttgtGAAGAAAACCTTTAAACTTTATTGTTGAAAATTACAATTCCCATAATTTTCAACTTGTGGGGATGAAAAAGTGAATCTTTAAAACTGTATTAACATTATTTctacataattatatatcaaaGGAGAGAGAAAGAATCTTtacaattcaaaattatatcaacattatttatacataatagaagaaagagagagagaggctttaaaatcttttataaattgttttgacATTATTTCTGCATAATTATATATCAGTGGATGAGAGATCTTTCAAACTTTTACACTCAGCATCATGCACGATTCTTTATCAGTTTGAAAACTGTTTAAACCTTTACCCCATAACATTCTACATAATTCTATAAACTGACAGACCATGGTTAactttttgaaacattaatATGACAACCTATCTTGGCCACCGTCTTCAGAAACAGCATATTGCACGAACTTTCTCCACAGGTCTGGATTCATAGCTTGACCTTTCACCTCTGCTCTTTTTCTGCAGAACATACGCTATTTTTAGTTTCCCAGCTTGGGAAAGTCATCTTCAAACAAGGCATGCCCCCTACATGTTGGGCAGGTTCTTTCTCTTTCATATACCCACTTACTGATGcactacaaaatatacaatcagtttaaaaatacaattgaaaagTCTTTACCTACCAAAAGAACTTTAATTCATTGATGTACTACAAAAATACAACAAGTTTATATAACCATTGGACGTTACAAAttgtaacaaattttaaaaatacttccTCGTCCTGTTCGTTCGAATTTCAAGTATTTAATCTCTAAATTCAATAGGTtataaacaagacaaacacaGATATAGGATTAgttgaggcatctatatacaaagtatgaagcatccaggtcttccaacttctaaaatataaagcttttaaaaagttcgCTAACGCCGCCGtagccggatcactatccctatgtcgagcttccTACACcaaaaatgcaacaaaaattTCACACATTGGATGAAAATAGATGGATGACCATGTCCAGTGACAAACAATACATCAGGATTAACCCATATATGTACAATACAtcaaaataaaggaaaactaGACAGGTCTGTGTGCTTCTTTCTTTTAGATACAAGAATTTGAGAATTAACCATGTTAGCCCATAAAGtgattacatgtattttacactATGACTGACCTCAGTATGAAACTCATGTTTACAGTCTAACATCTTAGTCTCTCCATACGACAACTCATCATGGCAAATCACACATATATCATCTTCATCATCCTACAATTAcacaaaaatacattattttttattcaatgtttattttCCCCAGACTGAATTATTGGAGCTTAACATATTTTATAGACAATGATGTTTTATGAAAACCATGTATGTTGATCTCTTGATGTCCCACTGATTAGAGctcaatatattttatagacaCTCATGTTTTATAAAGACCACATGTTGATTTGTAAAGACCACATGTTAATTTTAAGATGTCTTTGAGATGTTGTCacattgttatataatttaattttggatgtaaagcgtcttttgattggctgacgttattttgttatgagtccatagacataatttagtcatgtgaccgtgacgtcattaacgttttttcaaggttttctacggtttaaaatggaatttggaattaaattataagaaaagactgtaatattttttctgtctattccaaataacataaaaaatgtggtgcacactgttaaataacccgctacgcacgttattcagtgtgcaccacatttttaatgttatttcttcatagacagaaaaaatatgacaatCATTACTTAAATATACCACAccttattttattcatatccATGAATCtggaaaaaatgatttatttcaatAGCTTCTTACCCCCCACAAAAGTGAAGCACAATAAATATGTCAACCATCTTGTCCAGATGGTAGATGTCCAAATGGTAGATGTCcaaattaacatattttatttaacagacAATCATGCAACCAGATTATCTACCTCCTTATTGATACAATGTTCTCAGGATTGTCtttcttatcatgatttccttAATAGAGGAATTACTGCTCTTAATGAAACTATCAAACAGTgtgttccaaatggtgaagctGAATTCATCCCTTCATAAATTTTATGGAtgccatcatgagttggttatggaatatccgtttcccAAGTAATAGTGTATATGTGCCTAATGTCGTAACTAAAATCCCCTCCCTTTTTCTTAAATGGACATGAAGCAACAGGACGGGTGCCACTGGTGGAACATGATCCGCTTACTTTCTGGAACACCTAAGATCAACCCAAAAATTTGGTGGAGTTTGTGTAGCTCGttccttagttttctatattgtcttttatgtactattgtttgtcagtccttttcttttttagttatggtgtcagtttgttttcaacttatgaatttgaatgtccatctTGTATCTTTTGAGGtaataaataattcatattaCACCATAGCACCAAATACAGATTCAATATTTTCCAGTCTCATGGTTTTGTCCTGACAAAGTATCAACCCTGTTATATTCTGAACTAGGGTTCGATAAAGCAGTTCAAAATGAATTTGGTTGTTATTAAGAACCCAAGATATGAACTCTTGGTGAAGGAAGTCTGTCCGACGTCTGTAGTTTGATCAACACACAAATCTCCAGCATTTGAAGGAACAATGAtgtatgtttaaaataacctatggttctgtaaattcagaaattatagtGTGCATTTATCATGTCTATTagtgcgattttgtcattttagacctaaatgcaattttaatttttacaatttttagaaaaatcctgttttattcatataaaacattttaaaatgcgagtttaaattattgcatttcGCATTTATCGCAATAATAAAaccctcgcaataatttctgaatttacctaAATGTGTGTAATATCACATTCACAATATGTTTGCTTGTAATTGTTGGtgtgtcttttgattgagttaagccatttcaattgatattttcatagtgtgtctttctatattgtgatttaacattattttttagcttgctgttcggtgtttAATAGCCAAAGCTCGGTGTTGGAGGCCCTtctttaacctataattgtttaatttttagcattgtgacttggatggagagttgtctcatttacactcatacctcatcttctttatATCTATGAATAGTCGTCAAAGAATTGATTCATAAGATGGATGCATATTCGTATGAAAAACAAACTTACAAATACTACTATTAATAAAGGTTGATGGTGGCTAACTTTAAGTAGGCTAGTAATTGATAAGGAGTCTTTAACTTCTTACAATGCAACTGAATGCAATTAGTCAGACAGCACTTACAATCATTTTTTCTGATGTGTGTAAAGCTTGATTGGCCTTCATGGCATTGTATACTTTTATCCGATTGGCTCTCTCTTCAACTGTTTCCATGGTGACCTGATTGGAGGGATGACCAGTGGCAATATTTTGAAGCTCCGCCTTCCTCCTGCCAGTCATTGTTGATGTCTTGCCTTTGACATCTGATGCCTGCATAGGTCTCTGTTTATAAATACAGTAAGAACAATCATTTAACTCCTTATAACATaccaacatatattaaaaataaacctaaaaactttcaattaagataaaaaaatgacatcaaTATTGAATCAATTTTTTTCCTTCACAAATAGGCTTGGATAGAGCCAACTTCTGACTGTGgaagaaaacattgtcaatgTGTTCCAAATTGTGTACAGTATCGGAGaaccaaaatgttttatatatgtccTATTATGTAATAACAACCAATTTTATTCATTCAATGctgcaatatattttttagaatCTTAAAATGTAGAGGTAAGTAGAGCTttgcatgtacatttgtatttcaagATACCTGTGTGTTGTCATATAGATATActgcttatatattttatttgcacaCTATTTGTTTCAGTGTTATGCATATGTTAATTTATAGGTAAAAAGCTTTCAAGATCCTACTATGTGTTACTGTTATTAAGTTCTGTGAACccaaatcaaaatgtattttccTATTTGTATGCAggatttaaaatcaaaagaaatacaattatGGTCACCACAATTTCTAACTTTTCAGGGTCCATGCCTTAGAATTAAGTGATTGTCATATTCTACTAATCTATTGTGAAGGGCAAAAGGTTAGGTGATTGTTATATTCTACTAATCTATTGTGAAGGGCAAAAGGTTAGGTGATTGTTATATTCTACTAATCTATTGTGAAGGGCAAAAGGTTAAGTGATTGTTATATTCTACTAATCTATTGTGAAGGGCAAAAGGTTAGGTGATTGTTATATTCTACTAATCTATTGTGAAGGGCAAAAGGTTAGGTGATTGTTATATTCTACTAATCTATTATGAAGGGCAAAAGGTTAGGTGATTGTTATATTCTACTAATCTATTGTGAAGGCAAATTGTAGGTTGAGGGCAAAAGGTAGGTTTATGGTATTGTCATATTCTACTAATCTATTGTGAGGGAAAAAGGTAGGTTTATGATATTGTCATATTCTACTAATCTATTGTGAGGGAAAAAGGTAGGTTTATGGTATTGTCATATTCTACTAATCTATTGTGAGGGAAAAAGGTAGGTTTATGGTATTTTCATATTCTACTAATCTATTGTGAGGGAAAAAGGTAGGTTTATGGTATTTTCATATTCTACTAATCTATTGTGAGGGCAAAAAGGTAGGTTTATGGTATTTTCATATTCTACTAATCTATTGTGAGGGCAAAAAGGTAGGTTTATGGTATTTTCATATTCTACTAATCTATTGTGAGGGAAAAAAGGTAGGTTTATGGTATTTTCATATTCTACTAATCTATTGTGAGGGCAAAAAGGTAGGTTTATGGTATTTTCATATTCTACTAATCTATTGTGAGGGCAAAAAGGTAGGTTTATGGTATTTTCATATTCTACTAATCTATTGTGAGGGCAAAAAGGTAGGTTTATGGTATTTTCATATTCTACTAATCTATTGTGAGGGCAAAAAGGTAGGTTTATGGTATTTTCATATTCTACTAATCTATTGTGAGGGCAAAAAGGTAGGTTTATGGTATTTTCATATTCTACTAATCTATTGTGAGGGCAAAAAGGTAGGTTTATGGTATTTTCATATTCTACTAATCTATTGTGAGGGCAAAAAGGTAGGTTTATGGTATTTTCATATTCTACTAATCTATTGTGAGGGCAAAAAGTAGGTTTatggtattttttctttatttgtgcCACTTGGTTgttgtcttatttatatatacatttatatatacgGTATTTCCTTTAATTTATATCGTTTGTTCATTATTACTTCCACAAACCTggttatttgtcattttgtgttcatatttttttattataactgtCCTGGCTATCTCCATGATTTCTTTAACGGTCAGACCACTGAGTCCACCCCTGACCACTCGTACCTCTTGAATAACATCCATAACCTGTGACCTGTAATCAAGATATACATATTATACAAAGAAGACAAGATATCTAATATACTTCTGTTTATATGGTctccttttttaatatattttgcacTGAATAAGTTTGTTTTGGTATGCATGTGGCatgataaaatttcatatttatttctatataaataaataaggaTTTGGTATTTTTCATCCATCCATGGTGATGATagatctttaatttattcacaaATGTTATTCATAATTTAGCGATATTTGTAAAGATCTATTCTATAAAAGTTGTTAGAGTTGTAATActaccaaatcatggtacgtcacatccagttgtatacgaaagtaggtctaaaaagaTATTCCCTTGACTTTGACAGTTGAAGAAAACTAACCCTGCATCTCAATGCACTTAATtttttctgagtcataaacatgtatgttgggtgtctgaaagcatcattctcttttttatttgatggtcttataaaatattttggaaagttaaggttacatagttaccaaagcaggtaaccagtaaataacagtATAAAAATAGGGTGAtggttactttcttatatgcaatgaactGTACTGCgaaattttcactgtagcactggaaaggattaaactttattcatgcaaagtatttctttggttgaaaaaaagataaatactggacaattttttttttaaaatgccaatttaacaaagactaatagggaaaaatcaattgTGGTTTAACACCTAGACAGAGAAAACGACTCTTGAAGGCAATACAGTGGCCTATAAGGcctatattaaaatattgtttgtttgcccttttccgaccctatgttttgaaacagggtaggtaggtaggtaaaatattttattttttccccaatAAAATAACTTGGCTCGGTATATTATTTGTCATGGGTAGGCAGGTAGgtactatattttattttatagatacaaaatttgcataatgtcattttggtccgttttgtttttgcaaataaGTTTCTGGGactatttaaaagttttgaaaaaaaaatttcacgtAGAATGTGAAGCTAATTCATATGCActactattttgttttcaaatattaaaatatagacCTGTGCCGCATAtcttcaacgtttatatgcctgGAATTTTGAAGAGTTTGAACTTGCACTCATATTCTGTACTACGTACCTTGTACGCTTACCGAAAGGTTTTCTGTAAGAGATAACTTTGTACTGGTAAGATAAGTCCGGGAAGTCATACATTACTAGTAGAAAAAGTCCCTAGAGTGTTAAAAATTTCGTGTGtgcctttttaaaaaataaaaaggcaatcCCAACATAGAACACAGTTACGTCCGTTTACAAATTAGTTTGTACACACGTtgataattttgaatcaaacgaacttttttgtaaatgaacCCTGCTCTTAAAGTATAAAGGTACAGAGTAACGTACATCATATCATGATTTCAGGAAGCGTTCGACatcaatttcaaacaaatgcaTTGAAACTTCAAATGCAAGTGTTCATGTCAAACGCTCAGGTGATACCAACCGGACCGGACCTTATACATAACAGATAAAACCCGAGGATTCAGGTAAAAATGTTTTGAGcaggaaatacaaatataagttttttggtcggaacgaaaaaataaaataaaataaaatcttgctggtaaatacaaataaagattTTCAGGCAGACGAATTTATACGGTCGGTCGGTAAaaggcaaacaaacaatatgttaaatttaagtgtcattttggtattgggtggagagttgtctcattggcaatcaatgCACATCTACTTTTTACTGCCCTGCAACGAATttgtcggtgccatatagttttacccttgtccacAATTCCGTCATTGCATCATTCATCAACAAACCACTATATGGAGTTTTTTCTAGATATTGGGCtaatttttggtatgtgagtttaATAACCATGAtcagttacagatcaagtttaagtttctttCTGCTCCACTCATTTTTGCCGAAATTATGGGCTTTGGACTTttagaaattgttgaaaatcacagttatacacactttttttctaaacaccttcagatattgggctgaatTTTGCTATGTGAGTAAACCATGACGAGTTACAGATCAAATTTAAGTTTCACTCCACTCCActaatttttgcaaaaaaaattagGGGCTTTGCACTTttagaaattgttgaaattcaCAGTTATGcacactttttttctaaacgccttcagatattgggctgaatTTTGCTacgtgagttaaccatgatgagttacagatcaagtgtAAGTTTGGTTCCGATCCGctaatttttgctgaaattacaGGCTTAtgataaattatagaaaatcacagttatacagattttgtgtccacatgtgtttatgttgaaattgcagatttttcaactttatgGGACGAGGCCATTCATGTCGCTTTGACACAACtagtttatattttcttttacaaaaagtggtgaatttataaaaaagattgCATGATCATTTATAgtaaataatcaattaaaaagtaaaatcacaaaaatactgaactcagaggaaaatcaatttggaaagtccataatcacatggcaaaatcaaaaaacaaaacgcatcaaaaacgaatggacaagaactgtcatattcctgacttggtacaggcattttcaaatgtagaaaatggtggattaaacctggttctatagcgctaaccctctcactttaataacagtctcatcaaattccgttacatttacatgatgcgttaaataaacagtcacaattaataaaatagtcaaaatatgggtacatcagtcatcatcgtataacaatttaacaggacacaaaaacacctactatctacgaacacatggattgatttaagtgtctgacgtcagaaaaattatatacgtcacataaatttgtcgttcaatgtgcatacaatagttatcaaaagtaccaggattataaacaattttaaaatttacataggcaatgagcgcatacagggttaaaaaatcaaaagtatgtaagaatccaaaactttaaatggaacaatttaacaggacacaaaaacctatctacgaacacatggatttatttgagtgtctgacgtaaCATTCTAAGCATTGccaataaaaactaaaatgtaCTTTTTGCCCCCCAACCTTTAGTTATCTTGACTTTTTGTTTCAGTTCAATTTtccatattattttttgttcttttgatCAAACTGCTCATTCAAATTTGCAACAAATGCAATACAAAGTTGGAAACAGGAGATGCCCAATTTCTGTTCTGCCAAAGCTTCCATTTTACAATACCTTGTAAGTCCTGTATAGACTTCCATTAACATCTGAACAAGTCTGTCAAAGTTATTGCTCTTGGTTGTCTTGTCTGCTGCAGATTTGTGTCGTATCCTACTGGCAGTAGCTGGTTTCTTAACATCTGATGGTTTGGTttctttccttttctttttggtcacctaaaaattcaaatttgattaatgtacatgtattataaagaGATTTAAGACTTTTTCTAGTCATTGAcactgataccacatcttcttatatttatttgcaTCTAAACAGTATACACCGATGgatagttgcctcattggcaatcatttcaCTACTCCttgtttctatatttatatacagttttttatgtttactaATTTAAATAG
It contains:
- the LOC134683458 gene encoding E3 ubiquitin-protein ligase TTC3-like — protein: MEKTRHLSQPNSGRKDILHGKLSGFDSNSPSPTEAEKKWQFSSGLPNLPPRLQKKRRSFENTRVNHPPLLSEPSWDDEVDDYAEPFVPNFDPRRPLESHIGKQSVDTLEEITLPEKRKTEDVKVDGEKEKQEEDEDWCQVTKKKRKETKPSDVKKPATASRIRHKSAADKTTKSNNFDRLVQMLMEVYTGLTRSQVMDVIQEVRVVRGGLSGLTVKEIMEIARTVIIKKYEHKMTNNQRPMQASDVKGKTSTMTGRRKAELQNIATGHPSNQVTMETVEERANRIKVYNAMKANQALHTSEKMIDDEDDICVICHDELSYGETKMLDCKHEFHTECISKWVYERERTCPTCRGHALFEDDFPKLGN